In a genomic window of Micromonospora cremea:
- a CDS encoding DNA polymerase III subunit gamma and tau yields the protein MTLALYRKYRPRTFAEVIGQEHVTEPLSQALRSGRLNHAYLFSGPRGCGKTSSARILARSLNCEQGPTPEPCGKCESCRSLATDGAGSIDVIEIDAASHGGVDDARELRERAFFAPASSRFKIYVIDEAHMVSTQGFNALLKLVEEPPEYVKFIFATTEPEKVLGTIRSRTHHYPFRLIPPKVLRPYLEQLTQAEGVTVEPAVFPLVVRAGGGSARDSLSVLDQLIAGAGPEGVSYARAAALLGVTDAALIDEMCDALAAGDGAAAYATVDRVAEAGHDPRRFAADLLERLRDLIVIQQVPDAAAKGLIDGPADQIERMAAQASQLGPGTLSRCADIVHDGLVEMRGTTAPRLLLELICARMLLPGADDSTGGLLQRLERMERRLTLSGADAPSATAGSAPATHPGVRPQPASPVPAAAAPAPAAAPTSAPPWTVDPAAPTNTPSSAAPSAPVSAADTPIPVPPGASATAAGPATADRSAPVSPAGPGSPGGSPAARRPVPPSAVLPDPATPEPPRPGAPAAALDAVAVRRVWPDVVGKVNRTNKRIAALMRDAVVRDLDGDTLVLTVKSTVLAKMMADHAAVLTDALYEELGGRWQIRCDVAGERGGVSLSGPPRSQAAAPARPASSPTQADTSPTPTNAIAGGGPTGGPDARAGLPGGPSGAPGVSSGAGAAASASSGRGTSRQPGGQPSGSTPPAEAEDDWPEAARPGGSAPAAEATDDEDWPEAALPGGVAAVSDTAPAGSGSAPAAPADQGRAGATGTGANSTDPGRTAGGGTGANGGGPATTTGGGKPNARANPTPAARQPATGGAPVSSAIAAARAAAAGRGPRTGAAARPTADAEWAGEPPYDPDFDGPLRGAKPGAAAPAATPTYEGFDPGDEPLDEVIDEKTARESSEEQAVRLLRETFGAEKIDEVDAR from the coding sequence GTGACGCTGGCGCTCTACCGCAAGTACCGGCCGCGTACCTTCGCCGAGGTCATCGGGCAGGAGCACGTCACCGAGCCGCTGTCGCAGGCGCTGCGCAGCGGCCGGCTCAACCACGCCTACCTCTTCTCCGGCCCACGTGGCTGCGGCAAGACCTCCAGCGCCCGGATCCTGGCCCGCTCGCTCAACTGTGAGCAGGGCCCCACGCCCGAGCCGTGCGGCAAGTGTGAGTCCTGCCGCTCACTGGCCACCGACGGCGCCGGCTCGATCGACGTGATCGAGATCGACGCGGCCAGCCACGGTGGTGTCGACGACGCCCGCGAGCTGCGCGAGCGCGCGTTCTTCGCGCCAGCCAGCAGCCGCTTCAAGATCTACGTCATCGACGAGGCGCACATGGTCTCGACCCAGGGCTTCAACGCCCTGCTCAAGCTGGTCGAGGAGCCTCCGGAGTACGTCAAGTTCATCTTCGCCACCACCGAGCCGGAGAAGGTTCTTGGCACGATCAGGTCGCGGACCCACCACTACCCGTTCCGGCTGATCCCGCCGAAGGTGCTCCGCCCCTACCTGGAGCAGCTCACCCAGGCCGAGGGCGTCACCGTCGAGCCGGCGGTCTTCCCGCTGGTGGTCCGGGCCGGCGGTGGCAGCGCCCGGGACAGCCTCTCGGTGCTCGACCAGCTCATCGCCGGTGCCGGGCCGGAGGGGGTCAGCTACGCCCGGGCCGCCGCGCTGCTCGGTGTCACCGACGCCGCGTTGATCGACGAGATGTGCGACGCGCTGGCCGCCGGGGACGGCGCCGCCGCGTACGCCACCGTCGACCGGGTGGCCGAGGCCGGGCACGACCCGCGCCGGTTCGCAGCGGACCTGCTGGAGCGGCTGCGCGACCTGATCGTGATCCAGCAGGTGCCGGACGCCGCCGCGAAGGGCCTGATCGACGGCCCGGCGGACCAGATCGAGCGGATGGCCGCCCAGGCCTCGCAGCTCGGCCCGGGCACGCTCTCCCGCTGCGCCGACATCGTGCACGACGGCCTGGTGGAGATGCGCGGCACCACCGCGCCCCGGCTGCTGCTGGAGCTGATCTGCGCCCGGATGCTGCTGCCCGGCGCGGACGACTCCACCGGTGGCCTGCTCCAGCGCCTGGAGCGGATGGAACGCCGGCTCACCCTGAGCGGCGCCGACGCGCCGTCGGCCACCGCCGGCTCCGCGCCAGCCACCCACCCGGGGGTACGTCCACAGCCGGCCTCCCCCGTCCCGGCTGCCGCCGCCCCGGCACCCGCCGCCGCCCCGACCTCCGCGCCCCCGTGGACGGTCGACCCGGCGGCGCCTACGAACACTCCGTCCTCGGCCGCCCCGAGCGCTCCCGTCTCGGCCGCTGACACGCCCATCCCGGTGCCCCCCGGCGCGTCGGCGACGGCCGCCGGGCCGGCAACCGCCGACCGGTCCGCACCCGTCTCGCCGGCCGGACCCGGCTCGCCCGGTGGGTCGCCGGCCGCCCGTCGTCCGGTGCCGCCGTCGGCGGTGCTGCCCGATCCGGCGACGCCGGAGCCGCCCCGACCCGGTGCGCCGGCCGCGGCGCTCGATGCGGTCGCCGTCCGCCGGGTCTGGCCCGACGTCGTCGGCAAGGTCAACCGGACCAACAAGCGGATCGCGGCCCTGATGCGCGACGCGGTGGTGCGCGACCTCGACGGCGACACGCTGGTGCTGACGGTCAAGTCCACCGTGCTGGCCAAGATGATGGCCGACCACGCGGCGGTGCTCACCGACGCGCTCTACGAGGAGCTGGGCGGGCGCTGGCAGATCCGCTGCGACGTGGCCGGCGAGCGGGGCGGCGTGTCGCTGTCCGGCCCGCCACGCTCGCAGGCCGCCGCGCCGGCCCGACCCGCTTCGTCGCCCACGCAGGCGGACACCTCACCCACGCCGACGAACGCGATCGCCGGCGGCGGCCCCACCGGCGGCCCGGATGCCCGCGCTGGCCTGCCCGGCGGCCCGTCCGGTGCGCCCGGTGTCTCCTCCGGCGCGGGTGCCGCTGCGAGCGCGTCCAGCGGTCGCGGTACGAGTCGGCAGCCCGGCGGGCAGCCGTCCGGGTCGACCCCGCCGGCGGAAGCCGAGGACGACTGGCCGGAGGCGGCCCGCCCCGGTGGCAGCGCCCCTGCCGCCGAGGCGACGGATGACGAGGACTGGCCGGAGGCCGCCCTGCCGGGCGGCGTCGCCGCCGTGTCCGACACCGCGCCGGCCGGCTCCGGCTCGGCACCCGCCGCACCGGCCGACCAGGGCCGCGCTGGCGCAACGGGCACCGGTGCGAACAGCACCGACCCGGGCCGCACGGCCGGTGGCGGCACCGGCGCGAACGGCGGCGGCCCAGCCACGACGACCGGCGGCGGTAAGCCGAACGCGCGGGCCAACCCGACGCCGGCGGCCCGCCAGCCGGCCACCGGCGGTGCCCCGGTGAGCAGTGCCATCGCCGCCGCCCGCGCGGCAGCGGCGGGGCGCGGTCCACGTACCGGAGCGGCGGCCCGGCCCACCGCGGACGCCGAATGGGCCGGCGAACCGCCCTACGACCCGGACTTCGACGGTCCGTTGCGCGGCGCCAAGCCAGGTGCTGCGGCGCCGGCGGCCACACCGACCTACGAGGGGTTCGACCCGGGCGACGAGCCGCTTGACGAGGTCATCGACGAGAAGACCGCCCGGGAGTCCAGCGAGGAGCAGGCGGTACGGCTGCTCCGCGAGACGTTCGGGGCCGAGAAGATCGACGAGGTCGACGCCCGCTAG
- a CDS encoding DUF3995 domain-containing protein, whose protein sequence is MSDPYVGTKRGRRSRVRSLIHVADLPFEREDLAAGLLLTTGMTAAAYATDRPEAPARPGIGITATGRLMALCCIGFAVVNIVFELTDRFADGPYAEYSTGIAVMNWLVVGLKAVGAAVALLSVASRPRFLPPVFLGVLVWGAFAMLAVYALGSVVQAIGMASGLAGSADQIDLAGVAYVLFFLLVAAGFGVLAISYSRRFRLRKGVVVLGALGAPVALGVILLAAPMLLAALGVMPAP, encoded by the coding sequence ATGAGTGACCCGTACGTCGGGACGAAGCGTGGGCGCCGCTCCCGGGTCCGGTCGCTAATCCATGTTGCCGATCTCCCCTTCGAGAGGGAGGACCTGGCTGCGGGACTGCTGTTGACTACCGGGATGACAGCCGCTGCTTACGCAACCGATCGTCCCGAGGCCCCTGCGCGACCCGGCATCGGCATCACCGCGACCGGCCGTCTGATGGCCCTGTGCTGCATCGGGTTCGCGGTCGTCAACATCGTTTTCGAGCTGACCGACCGCTTCGCCGACGGCCCCTATGCCGAATATTCCACCGGGATCGCCGTGATGAACTGGCTCGTCGTCGGGCTCAAGGCGGTGGGCGCGGCTGTGGCACTGTTGTCGGTCGCCAGCCGCCCGAGATTTCTTCCTCCGGTGTTTCTGGGCGTGTTGGTGTGGGGAGCGTTTGCGATGCTCGCCGTGTACGCCCTGGGCAGCGTGGTGCAAGCGATCGGCATGGCCTCGGGCCTGGCTGGCAGCGCCGACCAGATCGACCTGGCCGGGGTCGCTTACGTGCTCTTCTTCCTGTTGGTTGCGGCCGGCTTCGGCGTCCTGGCGATCTCATACTCGCGGCGCTTCAGACTCCGGAAGGGCGTCGTCGTCCTCGGCGCGCTCGGCGCACCCGTGGCGTTGGGCGTGATCCTGCTGGCCGCGCCCATGCTGCTGGCCGCCCTCGGCGTCATGCCCGCGCCCTGA
- a CDS encoding class I SAM-dependent methyltransferase gives MADTAWQWDETLYAGSASHYRIGRMPYPPRLADAVGEALDLDGTGRLLDVGCGPGSLTLLLAPLFEAAVGVDADRDMLTEARRRASEVGATTIEWRHLRAEALPADLGTFRVATFAQSFHWMDRPLVVRRVRGMLAPGGAWIHVSASTHQGVADDEMLPYPRPPWRQIDDLVASYLGPVRRAGQGWLPTGTPGGQEEIMRQAGFTGPTRIEVDGGTLVERPVDEIVSAVFSLSSSAPHLFADRLSAFEADLRHLLSEAARDGRFAERRREIAVAIWRP, from the coding sequence GTGGCGGACACGGCGTGGCAGTGGGACGAGACGTTGTACGCGGGCAGCGCGAGCCACTACCGCATCGGGCGCATGCCGTACCCGCCGCGGCTCGCCGACGCTGTCGGCGAGGCACTTGACCTCGACGGCACCGGCCGGCTCCTGGACGTCGGCTGCGGGCCCGGATCGCTGACGCTCCTGCTCGCGCCCCTGTTCGAGGCGGCGGTGGGTGTCGACGCCGACCGGGACATGCTCACCGAGGCGCGACGCAGAGCCAGCGAGGTCGGAGCCACCACCATCGAGTGGCGGCACCTACGCGCCGAGGCCCTGCCCGCGGATCTGGGCACGTTCCGGGTGGCCACGTTCGCCCAGTCGTTCCACTGGATGGATCGGCCTCTCGTGGTCCGTCGCGTCCGCGGCATGCTCGCGCCGGGCGGGGCGTGGATCCACGTTTCCGCCAGCACGCATCAGGGCGTGGCCGACGACGAGATGCTGCCGTACCCCCGTCCGCCGTGGCGGCAGATCGACGACCTGGTCGCCAGCTACCTGGGACCGGTCCGCCGGGCCGGTCAGGGGTGGCTGCCCACCGGCACGCCCGGCGGGCAGGAGGAGATCATGCGGCAGGCCGGCTTCACCGGCCCCACCCGGATCGAGGTCGACGGGGGAACGCTGGTGGAGCGCCCCGTGGACGAGATCGTCTCGGCGGTGTTCTCCCTGTCCAGCTCGGCACCACACCTGTTCGCCGACCGGCTTTCCGCCTTCGAGGCGGATCTGCGTCACCTCCTGTCCGAGGCGGCGCGAGATGGCCGCTTCGCTGAGCGGAGACGAGAGATCGCCGTCGCGATCTGGCGGCCCTGA
- a CDS encoding flavin reductase, producing the protein MPRRHRDHLPTCPTWRCAACGIAWPCSAAKLRLLAEYRHDRVALMVYLATLQAEAAEQLTGMDPAGLAERFLSWARARG; encoded by the coding sequence ATGCCCCGCCGCCACCGGGACCACCTGCCGACCTGTCCCACCTGGCGTTGCGCGGCGTGCGGCATCGCCTGGCCCTGCTCGGCGGCGAAGCTGCGCCTGCTCGCCGAGTACCGGCACGACCGGGTGGCGTTGATGGTCTACCTGGCGACCCTCCAGGCCGAGGCCGCCGAACAGCTCACCGGGATGGATCCGGCAGGCCTGGCCGAGCGCTTCCTCTCCTGGGCACGCGCTCGCGGGTGA
- a CDS encoding DUF397 domain-containing protein — protein MELNGARWRKSSRSSGNGGNCVEVADNLPGVVAVRDSKDPTGPALAFAPAAWRAFVSRLARRA, from the coding sequence ATGGAGCTGAACGGCGCCCGGTGGCGCAAGAGCAGCCGCAGCAGCGGCAACGGTGGCAACTGTGTCGAGGTCGCCGACAACCTGCCCGGCGTGGTGGCCGTGCGGGACTCCAAGGACCCGACCGGTCCGGCGCTCGCCTTCGCGCCGGCGGCCTGGCGCGCGTTCGTCAGCCGGCTCGCTCGGCGGGCCTGA
- a CDS encoding MFS transporter translates to MSWGTARVLTDRHACRYLGGVLVSGFGTAAMLLVSGIWVKELSGSSSLAALVTLGVWAPTLVGPLLGLLADRFRRRPLLIVLHAVMAALLPVLLLVDSATRVWLIFVVMTAYGISFVLSDAAEAALVPAVVSGPLLGDFNGLRTTINEGMKLLAPLAGAGLFAAYGAHPVVLLDAATFVLAGIVFWSLRVREQPPGRPERWSRQLADGWGHLRRHRALRHIVGCAALTMVLMGLNGAVAYAVVDAGLGQPPEFNGVLATVQGVGSLLGGLAAGSLLRRFGDRRVVAGAVAVFAVGLALRATTSVGLVVAGGLAVGLGVPLVLVTVWTAVQRETPGELVGRVASTVNTLTFGPSTVALLAGASLLELVDHRLILLAAAVAAVPLALWSLRTPPTPPSGPDAPVSVRPAERAG, encoded by the coding sequence ATGAGCTGGGGTACGGCCAGAGTTCTGACCGACCGCCACGCGTGCCGCTATCTCGGCGGGGTGCTGGTGTCCGGCTTCGGCACCGCGGCGATGCTGCTGGTCTCCGGCATCTGGGTGAAGGAGCTGAGCGGGTCGAGCAGTCTCGCCGCCCTGGTGACCCTGGGGGTGTGGGCGCCCACCCTGGTCGGGCCGCTGCTGGGGCTGCTCGCCGACCGGTTCCGCCGACGGCCGCTGCTGATCGTCCTGCACGCGGTGATGGCGGCGCTGCTGCCGGTGCTGCTGCTGGTCGACTCGGCGACCCGGGTGTGGCTGATCTTCGTGGTGATGACCGCGTACGGAATCAGCTTCGTGCTGAGCGACGCGGCCGAGGCCGCGCTGGTTCCGGCGGTGGTGTCCGGCCCGCTGCTCGGTGACTTCAACGGGCTGCGGACCACGATCAACGAGGGGATGAAGCTGCTCGCCCCGCTGGCCGGAGCAGGCCTGTTCGCCGCGTACGGCGCGCATCCCGTGGTGCTGCTGGACGCGGCCACCTTCGTGCTGGCCGGCATCGTCTTCTGGTCGCTCCGGGTTCGGGAGCAGCCGCCGGGGCGCCCCGAGCGCTGGAGCCGGCAGCTCGCCGACGGGTGGGGACACCTGCGCCGGCATCGCGCACTGCGGCACATCGTCGGCTGCGCCGCCCTGACCATGGTGCTGATGGGGCTCAACGGCGCCGTCGCGTACGCCGTCGTGGACGCCGGCCTGGGGCAGCCGCCCGAGTTCAACGGCGTGCTCGCCACCGTGCAGGGCGTCGGGTCCCTCCTCGGCGGCCTGGCCGCCGGATCGCTGCTGCGCCGCTTCGGCGACCGGCGGGTGGTGGCCGGAGCCGTCGCGGTCTTCGCCGTCGGGCTGGCCCTGCGGGCCACGACCTCGGTCGGACTGGTGGTCGCCGGCGGGCTCGCGGTGGGGCTCGGCGTGCCGCTGGTGCTGGTCACCGTCTGGACGGCGGTGCAGCGCGAGACGCCGGGTGAGCTGGTCGGCCGGGTGGCGTCCACGGTCAACACGCTGACCTTCGGCCCGTCCACCGTGGCCCTGCTGGCCGGCGCGAGCCTGCTCGAACTCGTCGACCACCGCCTGATCCTGCTGGCCGCCGCGGTCGCCGCCGTACCCCTGGCCCTCTGGTCCCTCCGCACCCCGCCTACCCCGCCGAGCGGACCGGACGCGCCGGTCTCGGTCAGGCCCGCCGAGCGAGCCGGCTGA
- a CDS encoding TetR/AcrR family transcriptional regulator C-terminal domain-containing protein, which produces MSLYRQVCGKEQLLLLMADAAFAAHRLPHTFPPGWRAQLELLCRLQWSIYRRHPWLAQVISLTRPLMAPHAVAHTEWALRALAGHGLDQHDQLHLVAALTNHVRGTAVNLDREAEAEQDTGLTDDEWMVAQADVLTALLAAGEFPQLARLTRSAVDLNVESLFEFGLQRLLDGVAALLRR; this is translated from the coding sequence ATGTCGCTGTACCGGCAGGTCTGCGGCAAGGAACAGCTTCTGCTGCTGATGGCGGACGCGGCCTTCGCCGCACATCGGCTGCCCCACACGTTCCCGCCCGGGTGGCGAGCCCAACTGGAACTGCTGTGCCGGCTCCAGTGGTCGATCTATCGGCGGCATCCCTGGCTGGCCCAGGTCATCTCGCTGACCCGCCCACTCATGGCGCCGCACGCCGTCGCGCACACCGAATGGGCCCTGCGCGCCCTGGCCGGGCACGGCCTGGACCAGCACGACCAGCTCCACCTGGTCGCCGCGCTGACCAACCACGTACGCGGCACCGCCGTGAACCTGGACCGGGAGGCCGAGGCGGAACAGGACACCGGCCTGACCGACGACGAGTGGATGGTGGCCCAGGCCGACGTGTTGACCGCGCTGCTCGCGGCGGGCGAGTTTCCGCAACTGGCCCGGCTCACCCGGTCGGCGGTCGACCTCAACGTCGAGAGCCTCTTCGAATTCGGCCTGCAACGGCTGCTCGATGGGGTGGCTGCGCTGCTCCGACGGTGA
- a CDS encoding TetR/AcrR family transcriptional regulator, which produces MPQRGRPRGFDADAALERAVEVFWRQGYEGASVSDLTAAMGINKPSLYAAYGGKEELFRKVVARYAEQDMGYARNAIAQPTAYQVVGTLLRENVLAVTRPDRPAGCLSIQGGTACSTENAPVAGFLAASRLAGERALADRFASAVAEGDLPADADPTALARFVMIVTEGQAVHAAAGVSREDLQEAAEIALAGFAAASGARPPERATDTA; this is translated from the coding sequence GTGCCGCAGAGAGGACGACCACGGGGTTTCGACGCCGACGCGGCGCTGGAGCGCGCGGTGGAGGTGTTCTGGCGCCAGGGGTACGAGGGCGCGTCGGTGAGCGACCTCACCGCCGCCATGGGCATCAACAAACCCAGCCTCTACGCCGCCTACGGCGGCAAGGAGGAGCTGTTCCGCAAGGTCGTGGCCCGCTACGCCGAACAGGACATGGGGTACGCCCGGAACGCGATCGCCCAACCCACCGCGTACCAGGTCGTCGGCACCCTGCTGCGCGAGAACGTGCTCGCCGTGACCCGGCCCGACCGTCCGGCCGGTTGCCTGTCGATCCAGGGCGGCACCGCCTGCTCCACCGAGAACGCACCGGTCGCCGGGTTCCTCGCCGCCAGCCGTCTGGCCGGCGAACGAGCCCTCGCCGACCGGTTCGCCAGCGCCGTCGCCGAAGGCGACCTACCCGCCGACGCCGACCCGACCGCGCTCGCCCGCTTCGTCATGATCGTCACCGAAGGTCAGGCGGTGCACGCCGCCGCCGGGGTCAGCCGGGAGGACCTGCAGGAGGCGGCCGAGATCGCGCTCGCCGGTTTCGCCGCCGCGTCGGGGGCGCGGCCGCCCGAGCGCGCCACCGACACCGCCTGA
- a CDS encoding TIGR03620 family F420-dependent LLM class oxidoreductase: MTTRLNTSLPAVGLWSMELRGAANPAVRDAATELDERGFRALWVPGLDGRGAVDDVAHLLAAAPHATVALGVLAIWGQDPVALGDRLAALDATHGPRAIFGFGVSNAHSAAQAGQDYGRPVETMGRWLDALDAAPRPVPAGRRILGALGPKMADLAADRTAGWHPFLVTPDYTATQRNRVGAQPLVAPHLAVVLEDDPQRARAAARAGIGMFIGFPTYRANLARLGFTDDDLVPGGSDRLIDAVVAWGDLDAVATRIREHLDAGADHVALHVLRPDGPDRPALPLAQWRDLATLLPSFASTPATQ, translated from the coding sequence GTGACGACTCGACTGAACACCTCGCTGCCTGCGGTCGGGCTCTGGAGCATGGAGCTGCGTGGCGCCGCGAACCCGGCCGTCCGGGATGCGGCGACCGAACTCGACGAGCGGGGCTTCCGGGCGCTGTGGGTGCCCGGCCTCGACGGTCGCGGGGCCGTCGACGACGTCGCACACCTGCTTGCGGCCGCACCGCACGCCACGGTCGCACTGGGTGTGCTGGCGATCTGGGGCCAGGACCCGGTGGCTCTCGGTGACCGGCTGGCCGCGCTGGACGCCACGCACGGGCCCCGGGCGATCTTCGGCTTCGGGGTGAGCAACGCCCACTCCGCCGCCCAGGCGGGCCAGGACTACGGCCGGCCGGTGGAGACGATGGGCCGCTGGCTGGACGCGCTGGACGCCGCGCCCCGGCCGGTTCCCGCCGGGCGCCGCATCCTCGGCGCGCTCGGCCCGAAGATGGCGGACCTCGCCGCCGACCGGACGGCCGGATGGCACCCGTTCCTCGTGACCCCGGACTACACGGCGACGCAGCGGAACCGTGTCGGCGCGCAGCCGTTGGTCGCACCGCACCTGGCCGTCGTCCTCGAAGACGACCCGCAGCGGGCCCGCGCCGCCGCTCGGGCGGGGATCGGCATGTTCATCGGCTTTCCGACCTACCGGGCCAACCTGGCGCGCCTGGGGTTCACCGACGACGACCTGGTCCCCGGCGGCAGCGACCGCCTGATCGACGCCGTGGTCGCCTGGGGTGACCTGGACGCGGTGGCCACGCGCATCCGGGAGCACCTGGACGCGGGCGCGGACCATGTCGCCCTCCACGTGCTGCGCCCCGACGGTCCGGATCGGCCGGCGCTGCCCCTCGCGCAGTGGCGCGACCTGGCGACCCTCCTGCCGAGCTTCGCCTCCACCCCCGCAACCCAATGA
- a CDS encoding SDR family oxidoreductase gives MGQLDGKTALVTGGTAGIGLAAARRFAAEGAYVFVTGRRKGPLDEAVTSIGANATGIASDVSNLDDLDRVMRAIEARGAGLDVVFANAGGGEFSPLGSITVEHFVSTFDSNVRGTLFTVQKALPLLNEGASVVLSGSTAAVNGTPAFGVYAASKAAIRSFGRTWAAELVGRNIRVNTLIPGPTETPGVAGLAPSPEEAPGLLQAIASGVPMRRMAHPDEIANAALFLASDQSSFMTGGELFVDGGQQQL, from the coding sequence GTGGGACAGCTTGACGGCAAGACCGCCCTCGTCACCGGGGGCACCGCCGGCATCGGCCTGGCCGCCGCCCGCCGCTTCGCCGCCGAAGGCGCGTACGTCTTCGTCACCGGCCGGCGCAAGGGCCCGCTGGACGAGGCCGTGACCAGCATCGGCGCCAACGCCACCGGCATCGCCAGTGACGTCAGCAACCTCGACGACCTGGACCGGGTGATGCGGGCGATCGAGGCCCGCGGCGCGGGGCTGGACGTGGTGTTCGCCAACGCCGGGGGCGGCGAGTTCTCCCCACTTGGCTCGATCACGGTCGAGCACTTCGTGAGCACCTTCGACAGCAACGTACGCGGCACCCTCTTCACCGTGCAGAAGGCCCTGCCCCTGCTCAACGAGGGCGCCTCGGTCGTACTGTCCGGCTCGACCGCCGCGGTCAACGGCACCCCGGCGTTCGGCGTCTACGCCGCCTCCAAGGCCGCGATCCGCTCGTTCGGCCGCACCTGGGCCGCCGAGCTGGTCGGCCGGAACATCAGGGTCAACACCCTGATCCCCGGCCCGACCGAGACCCCGGGCGTCGCCGGCCTGGCGCCCAGCCCGGAGGAGGCACCCGGGCTGTTGCAGGCCATCGCCTCGGGCGTGCCCATGCGCCGCATGGCCCACCCGGACGAGATCGCCAACGCCGCGCTCTTCCTCGCCTCCGACCAGAGCAGCTTCATGACCGGCGGCGAGCTCTTCGTCGACGGCGGCCAGCAGCAGCTCTGA
- the deoD gene encoding purine-nucleoside phosphorylase produces the protein MSTHIGAKPGEIAERVLMPGDPLRAKWIAETYLEGATCYSTVRGMLGFTGRWNGVEVSVQGSGMGMPSASIYAHELINEYGVKTLIRVGSCGALSTDLQLRDVVAAIGSSTDSNMNRMRFDGLIDYAPVADFGLLRTSVEVAERRGITMHVGPILAADAFYTDRPDLYDTLADYGVLAVEMESAALYTIAARFKARALTVLTVSDHIKTGEKTTSEEREQTFSQMVEIALDTIIA, from the coding sequence ATGAGTACGCACATCGGCGCGAAGCCGGGAGAGATCGCCGAGCGGGTCCTGATGCCGGGCGACCCGCTGCGGGCCAAGTGGATCGCGGAGACCTACCTCGAGGGCGCCACCTGCTACTCGACGGTCCGGGGCATGCTGGGCTTCACCGGCCGCTGGAACGGCGTCGAGGTCTCCGTCCAGGGCTCCGGCATGGGCATGCCGTCCGCCTCCATCTACGCCCATGAGCTGATCAACGAGTACGGCGTGAAGACGCTGATCCGGGTCGGCTCCTGCGGTGCCCTCAGCACCGACCTCCAACTGCGCGACGTGGTCGCCGCGATCGGGTCGTCCACCGACTCGAACATGAACCGGATGCGCTTCGACGGCTTGATCGACTACGCCCCGGTGGCCGATTTCGGGCTGCTGCGTACCTCGGTCGAGGTGGCCGAGCGCCGCGGCATCACCATGCACGTCGGGCCGATCCTGGCCGCGGACGCCTTCTACACCGACCGGCCGGACCTCTACGACACCCTCGCCGACTACGGCGTGCTGGCGGTGGAGATGGAGTCCGCGGCGCTCTACACGATCGCCGCCCGGTTCAAGGCCCGCGCGCTGACCGTCCTGACCGTCAGCGACCACATCAAGACCGGCGAGAAGACCACCTCCGAGGAGCGCGAGCAGACCTTCAGCCAGATGGTCGAAATCGCCCTGGACACCATCATCGCCTGA
- a CDS encoding DUF559 domain-containing protein produces MDLYSQAAELPWRIPIDLQPTRYRQLLDAGLSPSAIRWRSNRGRLHRPYHGRYIAGPDVPGLSGRARAALMDNPEAVLGFHSAAQLHGFGIAPTDNVHLLTPAGRPFPQRRGITSHQTVLSTAPPVFILGLPCARAPRVAVDLARTLPRLDALPVLDAALFAGAVTPEELLVEVSRHDGLRGVRQARELVAIADGRAECRQETELRLLLIDAGIRDFVPQLPVRDGTGRVRCRLDLGDPCRMIAAEYDGSSHLNRHALRRDRSRHNWLEQQGWAMRYFTAADLYHSPENVLSTITTARRSRANRRT; encoded by the coding sequence GTGGACCTCTACTCGCAGGCGGCTGAGCTACCCTGGCGGATCCCGATCGACCTTCAGCCGACCCGCTACCGCCAGCTACTGGATGCGGGGTTGTCGCCGAGCGCGATCCGGTGGCGCTCAAACAGAGGGCGACTGCACCGGCCGTACCACGGCAGGTACATCGCCGGCCCGGACGTGCCCGGGCTGTCGGGGCGGGCCCGAGCCGCACTGATGGACAACCCGGAAGCTGTGCTCGGCTTTCACAGCGCTGCCCAACTCCACGGCTTCGGGATTGCACCGACCGACAACGTTCACCTGCTCACGCCCGCGGGAAGGCCCTTCCCGCAACGGCGCGGGATCACCTCACACCAGACAGTCTTGTCGACTGCTCCACCCGTCTTCATCCTTGGCCTGCCCTGTGCGAGAGCACCCCGCGTCGCCGTTGATCTGGCCCGTACGCTCCCCCGGCTCGACGCCCTGCCGGTCCTCGACGCCGCGCTCTTCGCCGGTGCGGTGACACCGGAGGAACTGCTCGTCGAGGTGAGCCGGCACGATGGTCTACGTGGTGTGCGACAGGCTCGCGAACTGGTGGCGATCGCGGACGGGCGCGCGGAGTGCAGGCAGGAGACCGAACTCCGTCTGCTCCTCATTGACGCCGGCATCAGGGATTTCGTACCCCAGTTGCCGGTGCGCGACGGCACAGGTCGTGTCCGGTGCCGCCTCGACCTGGGCGATCCATGCCGCATGATCGCCGCGGAGTACGACGGCTCCTCCCACCTCAACCGCCACGCTCTGCGGCGGGACCGATCCCGCCACAACTGGCTGGAGCAACAGGGGTGGGCCATGCGCTACTTCACCGCCGCAGACCTGTACCACTCCCCGGAAAACGTCCTCTCCACCATCACCACCGCCCGTCGATCTAGGGCAAATCGTCGCACATAG